The Thermococcus sp. 4557 genomic sequence GGAATGCTGGAGTGAAAACCTTAAAACACCCTCTTCTCCACGTCCTTGGGTGGAAAAGATGTACACGGAGGAAGAACTGCTGGGCGAGATTAGGGAACTCCTCGGCGACGAGGAGCTCTACGAACTCTACGAGAGGGCGTTCAGGGAGTACCACTACTACTTCGAGACGACCAACTACATCGTTCTGAACGTCTACGGCTTCAACGACCACGGGCCAATTCACGTTCTGCTCACGACCAGGCGCGCGCTGGAGCTTCTGAACATCATCGGGAAGTTCGGAATCCAGACGACGGCCGAGAAGCTCGGCAAGCCCTTCCGCTGGAGCAAGTTCATAGTGGCATTTGGAGCGCTGTTCCACGATACCGGGAACATGATACACAGGATAAACCACTACCAGTTCAGCGTTCTCCTGGCGGAGCCGATAATAGAGAAGCTCGTGAGGGAGTTCGGAACCGACGACCCGCTCCTCCTCAAGGCGCTCACCTTGAACGCCATCTACACCCACGATGAAGCCGTTCCGTGCACCACCATAGAGGGCTCGCTCGTTACGATAGCGGACGGCTGCGACATGGAGGCCGGAAGGAGCAGGCTCGTCCACAAGAGGGACAAGGTCGATATTCACGCAGTTTCAGCCCTGGCCATAGAGAGGGTGGAGATAAGGGAAGGGGACGAGGAGCAGCCGATACTCATCGAGATATGGATGAAGCACCCCGCCGGAATCTTCCAGGTGGACGAGATACTGACGAAGAAGGTCAAAAGCTCCCTCCTGAGCGGAAAGGTCAGGCTCAGGATACACACCGGCACCGAGGTAATGGAGAAGGTTATTTAACCCTCCACCGTTTCTTTATCCATGCTCATCGATGCGTACCGCGACCTGAAGTACCTCCTCAACAGGGGCTACCGGAAGAAGTACGCCCTCGAGTTCGTGGCCAACCACTACAGGCTGACAAAGGGTGAGCGCTACCTCCTGGCCAGGTGCGCCTTCTCGGACGAATGGATAGACGAGGTAAGGAGAAAGCTCCTAAGACCGGAAGAGCTCGGGGGCAGGGTTCTCGGGATAGACGGCTTCAACGTCCTGATAACACTCGAATCGCTCCTCGAAGGGCGAGCCATACTCTGCGAGGATGGGCTCGTGAGGGATTTGAAGTACCAGGGTAGATACAGGCTCAACGAAGGCACGGAGCGGCTCATTGGCGACCTCGCCCGCGCCCTCGCGGGGCTCGGCGTTGAAAAGGCCGTGTTCTTCTACGGCTCGGCGGTTCCAAAGAGCGGGGAGGTGAAGGGGCTGACGGAGAAGGCCCTCCTTCGGGAGGGGGTCAACTCCGAGGTGAGGCTCGTCAAAAGCCCCGACTTCGAGCTCAAGGCCTTC encodes the following:
- a CDS encoding DUF434 domain-containing protein, with translation MLIDAYRDLKYLLNRGYRKKYALEFVANHYRLTKGERYLLARCAFSDEWIDEVRRKLLRPEELGGRVLGIDGFNVLITLESLLEGRAILCEDGLVRDLKYQGRYRLNEGTERLIGDLARALAGLGVEKAVFFYGSAVPKSGEVKGLTEKALLREGVNSEVRLVKSPDFELKAFETVATADIGIISKVPHVFDLAAYVGRLAGWEAGDLFELLEKT
- a CDS encoding metal-dependent phosphohydrolase; amino-acid sequence: MYTEEELLGEIRELLGDEELYELYERAFREYHYYFETTNYIVLNVYGFNDHGPIHVLLTTRRALELLNIIGKFGIQTTAEKLGKPFRWSKFIVAFGALFHDTGNMIHRINHYQFSVLLAEPIIEKLVREFGTDDPLLLKALTLNAIYTHDEAVPCTTIEGSLVTIADGCDMEAGRSRLVHKRDKVDIHAVSALAIERVEIREGDEEQPILIEIWMKHPAGIFQVDEILTKKVKSSLLSGKVRLRIHTGTEVMEKVI